In Armatimonadota bacterium, the following proteins share a genomic window:
- a CDS encoding aminodeoxychorismate/anthranilate synthase component II codes for MILVIDNFDSFTYNLVQYLGELGAVVAVRRNNEIDIAGVEELDPAGILMSPGPCTPKEAGVCRDISTAALAGRFAARQAPVFGVCLGHQTLGEMAGGTVRRAKRVMHGKTSLVEHDGKGLFAGVPSPFNAVRYHSLVVEESDLPPGFAVTARSADDGEIQGFRHRELPIEGVQFHPESILTEHGKKMIANFVAMCRQP; via the coding sequence ATGATCCTGGTCATCGACAATTTCGACAGCTTCACTTACAACCTTGTCCAATACTTGGGCGAGTTGGGTGCCGTGGTGGCGGTTCGCCGCAACAACGAGATCGACATTGCCGGAGTGGAGGAGTTGGATCCAGCGGGGATCCTGATGAGCCCCGGCCCCTGCACCCCTAAAGAGGCAGGCGTTTGCCGCGATATCAGCACCGCCGCGCTTGCCGGCCGTTTCGCCGCCCGGCAAGCACCGGTTTTTGGCGTTTGCCTTGGCCACCAGACCCTTGGCGAAATGGCCGGAGGGACGGTTCGCCGGGCAAAACGGGTCATGCACGGCAAAACCAGCTTGGTAGAGCACGACGGAAAGGGGCTATTTGCGGGCGTGCCCAGCCCGTTCAACGCGGTGCGCTACCACTCTTTGGTGGTCGAAGAATCGGATTTGCCTCCGGGTTTTGCCGTGACGGCCCGGAGTGCGGATGACGGCGAGATCCAAGGTTTCCGACACCGCGAACTCCCGATTGAAGGAGTCCAGTTCCACCCGGAATCCATCCTCACCGAGCACGGCAAAAAGATGATCGCCAACTTTGTGGCTATGTGCCGGCAGCCCTAG